The Edwardsiella tarda ATCC 15947 = NBRC 105688 region AGCGAGTAGCCCAGTAACTCGGGCCGCCCACCAATGCAGAGCAATGCCTCCTGATGCCCCGTGGCACGCAGGCAGGCCCACCAGTGCTCAGCCAAGCGACGGCAACGCCAACGGGCGCTAGCGCGCCAGGGCAAACGTTGCGCCCGTGCCAACCAGAGATCGGCCTGAGCCTCGGCCTGCCAATGACGCCGCCCGGCAAGGTGGCGCTGCCACAGATCGCGCGTCTGAGCCTGCTGTGCCACTACCCAGCCCAACGCCAACGTCAAGGCGGCCAATAGCGTCGCCAACACGATGACGCCCCGCTGACGACACCTCCGCGGTCTCATCGCCCGCGTCC contains the following coding sequences:
- a CDS encoding DUF2509 family protein, with translation MRPRRCRQRGVIVLATLLAALTLALGWVVAQQAQTRDLWQRHLAGRRHWQAEAQADLWLARAQRLPWRASARWRCRRLAEHWWACLRATGHQEALLCIGGRPELLGYSLVRIRYLWSEAHARTRYYRAQPSGWLDYLPGAEGCPPAGEWIAGGDGGVAAN